In one Plasmodium reichenowi strain SY57 chromosome 7, whole genome shotgun sequence genomic region, the following are encoded:
- a CDS encoding mitochondrial ATP synthase F1, epsilon subunit, putative has translation MWKAANVSYTRYASEMADILRKCLKDPYSDIALERSKMHIRETIYKDGKPVSQELYEEFEKAYKNLSRQKE, from the exons atgtggAAAGCAGCCAATGTTTCTTATACCAGATATGCTTCAGAAATGGCAGATATTTTAAGAAA GTGTTTGAAGGACCCATATTCCGATATAGCCTTAGAACGAAGTAAAATGCATATAAGGGAAACAATTTATAAGGATGGTAAACCAGTAAGCCAAG AATTGTATGAAGAATTTGAAAAGGCTTACAAGAACTTATCTAGACAGAAAGAATAA
- a CDS encoding secreted ookinete protein, putative, whose translation MNKMNKIICLMLYVSLINWTQSKNIVSSFIKYINYKINTPKEISKVIKMGNTLVCLNGNNNYISNECSCLFKTLKDFEKNCSSNLKKNQQEAKLCAEERCEICCNLKKNEYQKYSSHSILQYELDCKKKCTKSKLISEANEQDYKIAFKKIIELIRIFFPVNVLNYYPISNKGKATYTNQLLNHTDYDKIRDDLNSETIKENIEYEENLEDKFSPYNEN comes from the exons atgaataaaatgaataaaataatcTGTCTCATGCTATATGTGTCCCTGATAAATTGGACACAATCAAAGAATATCGTCTCCTCtttcattaaatatattaattataaaattaataccCCGAAAGAAATATCAAAGGTTATAAAGATGGGAAATACTTTGGTCTGTCTTAATGGTAATAACAATTATATCTCAAACGAATGCTCATGTTTGTTTAAAACTCTAAAAgattttgaaaaaaattgttcatctaatttaaaaaaaaatcaacAAGAAGCAAAACTATGTGCAGAAGAACGTTGTGAAATTTGTtgtaatttaaaaaaaaatgaatatcaaaaatattcatCACATTCTATTTTACAATATGAACTAGATTGTAAAAAGAAATGTACAAAATCAAAATTAATATCTGAGGCAAATGAACAAGATTATAAAATAgcttttaaaaaaattatagaacttataagaatttttttccctgttaatgtattaaattattatccaATATCAAACAAAGGCAAGGCAACATATACAAATCAGCTATTAAACCATACAg ATTATGACAAGATTAGGGATGACCTAAATTCAGAA aCAATAAAAGAGAACATAGAATATGAGGAAAATTTAGAAGATAAGTTCTCACCATATAACGAAAATTAA